A DNA window from Vigna angularis cultivar LongXiaoDou No.4 chromosome 1, ASM1680809v1, whole genome shotgun sequence contains the following coding sequences:
- the LOC108321018 gene encoding bidirectional sugar transporter N3, with amino-acid sequence MAILNSQNHMALAFGVLGNVISFMVYLAPLPTFYRIHKRKSTEGFQSLPYLVALFSSMLWLYYATLKPAGATLLISINSVGSVIETVYIVMFLLYATHDARKLTVKLFMVMNVGSFALIFIVTYFTMHGAHRVAVVGWVCVSIAVAVFAAPLSIVAQVIRTKNVEFMPFNLSVFLTLSAITWFSYGFFLKDICIAVPNVLGFALGLLQMLLYAIYRNSKPKNVAKEEPMKNIVVVNPLGTSEVYPVQVIDKEKECPREDEKGVEAKERPA; translated from the exons ATGGCTATTCTCAACAGTCAAAATCATATGGCCTTAGCCTTTGGTGTTCTAG GGAACGTGATCTCCTTCATGGTGTATTTGGCTCCCCT GCCAACTTTTTATCGGATTCACAAAAGGAAATCCACTGAAGGTTTCCAATCACTTCCTTATCTGGTGGCACTGTTCAGCTCCATGCTTTGGCTGTACTATGCTACTCTCAAGCCAGCTGGTGCTACTCTCCTAATTTCCATTAACTCAGTGGGAAGTGTCATTGAGACGGTTTACATTGTCATGTTCTTACTCTATGCCACCCATGATGCCAGG aAGTTAACCGTTAAATTGTTTATGGTGATGAACGTGGGTTCCTTTGCCTTGATCTTCATCGTCACCTACTTCACTATGCATGGTGCCCACCGAGTCGCAGTCGTTGGATGGGTTTGTGTATCTATTGCAGTAGCTGTTTTTGCAGCACCCTTGAGCATTGTG GCACAAGTTATTCGAACCAAGAATGTGGAGTTTATGCCCTTTAACTTGTCGGTTTTCCTGACGCTGAGTGCCATAACGTGGTTTTCCTATGGTTTCTTCCTCAAGGACATATGCATTGCT GTTCCAAATGTCCTGGGTTTCGCATTGGGACTACTTCAGATGCTGCTGTATGCCATATACAGAAACAGTAAACCGAAGAATGTTGCAAAGGAGGAGCcaatgaaaaatattgttgtgGTGAATCCGTTGGGAACGTCTGAGGTGTACCCAGTTCAAGTAATCGACAAAGAGAAAGAATGTCCCAGAGAAGACGAGAAAGGTGTTGAAGCAAAGGAACGCCCGGCATAA